agagagattaaagaGTGGCAGTCGCctgtgatgatgaagaagaaagagcagTAGCAGCAGGAGCGGCCGCAGCCTTGTCGGTGTCATTGGTAAATGCTGCATCACAAGAAGAAGGACGACGGAGAGGAAAGCAGCTTGTTTGCTCTCTCCGATTCCATCCCCGTCGCTTCTTCCCCTCCTCTTCTCCCCCTCTTCCACCCTCCCCGGCTCCTCCAAATCCCCCCTTCCGACGATAACCCCAGCCCTAATGCCCACCTCCTCCACCACCTTGCCCTCTCCACCCCCCACAAACGCCCCTCCTTGACCCCGTCCCCCTCCCCTTCCCCCACCGTCGCAACCGCTGCCACCTCATTCGCATCCGCCACCGTCGGGCCCCGGCGCTCACGCTTCTCTGCCGCCTCCACCGGTTCCGCTCTCTGCCAGATCCTTCGCCGCTtccacctccgcctccgcctttttctcctcctctccttcccctccctctacctcctcttttcctcctcctccgcctcctcctcttccttctcctcctctgacATCACCCGCGGCCGCTCCTTCCTCCTTGACTTCTTCTCCGCTCTCGCCTTCTCCTCCgtcctcctgctcctcctcttCTCACTCCACGACCACGCCTTCCCCCTCCCCTCCCTTCGCCTCCTCCTCTCCCGTTCCTCCGCCCTCCTCCTCCCCCGCCACCACCACCCACGCCCTCCCCCCGTCCTCTGGTCCATCGGCGACTCCTCCGCTGGCAAGCCCGGGGCCAACCGCGGCCCCACCTCAGGGTATGCCGTCCAGGCTTATAGCAATGGGGATGTCTACGAGGGCGAGTTCCACAAGGGCAAGTGCGCCGGGAGCGGGGTGTACCACTATTACATGAGCGGGAGGTATGAGGGCGACTGGGTTGACGATAAGTACGATGGGTATGGTGTGGAAACCTGGGCTCGGGGCAGCCGCTACCGTGGCCAGTATAGGCATGGACTTCGCCATGGGGTTGGGGTGTATCGGTTCTACACGGGTGATGTCTTTGCTGGGGAGTGGTCCAATGGGCAGAGCCATGGGCGTGGAATGCACACCTGCGAAGATGGGAGCCGATATGTAGGCGAATTTAAATGGGGAGTCAAGCATGGGTTTGGCCATTACCATTTCAGGTAACAGAGGCAGATTCTCTTTCTATAATTcctttttctttatcatcaaTGTTTCCTGCTATTACTGAGAAAAGCATTCCTGATGGAGATGGGATGAattatgtattattattaattttggtGTTACTAGATGCTAGGTGTTTCTAGGATTATGATTAATTTTggtgttattattattaattttgttgTATCTAGGATTATTCAGTAATAATACTGACTTCATAAGACCAAGTAGGTGTTTCTGAATATACTGGTTCGGAACATTTTTGGAACATTAACTTATTTGCACGTTGCTATGTCTCTTTTTGGTTGTTATTATCATTTCTTCTATGAGTCAGTAGGGTTTCTTATTCTGTGTGTTTGTGTGGATCTTATTTTGTTGCTCATGTTATTATGTGATTGCCAATCGTTACATTTGGCAATTGATTATTGCACTTTGATTGCTCATGTTATTATTATCATTGTTGGTTCTGCATGAATTGATTATGATGTCATTTTGTAATATGTTATTGTCTTGTTGGTCAATTTGGTTTTGAACGTTGCCAGCAATCAAGTGAATGTTTTTGCTGATGTCGAAGTAATATCATGAACCTGCCTATTTCTTGACCATATTTGTCACATAACCTGCTTATTTTATAACTCCAGGCTTTCCTTTGGAGTGGAAATAGTTTAATAATGGAGTGACTGTTGTTGGTGGATTAATATAGCCATGTGGTTTTATTATATAATCTTATACACAAAGAACAATCTTTTACTATTTTGTCACAAAACCACCCTTATGTACTATTTGTTTCAGAAATTAAGATACAAGTTTGATAGTAGTATCGGCATCTCTGTGTGTGCAGTGGATTCATCTAGCTAGCGCAAAATGCAGTAAATAATTGATCTTATTGTGTTCTGAAGGTTTATTTGGATATCCCCCTTTGCTTGGTTGGACGAATAGAACCTTAGGAAAGTGATTGCAATGTTGAAAGCATGagtttcaaattttggatttaCAGTCTTAAGGCTTTACTTTTTTCTGCAACATTGATCTTGACGCCACAAACAAAGCTGGTGTTAGACTTTGTCAAATTGGAGTGAGATGATGGAGGCAATTCTCACGTGTGGCAAAAGAAAGTTGCAACTTCTTCGTCAAGTGCTCTAAGTTCTTTCTGCTTTTTACACTACAACCTGAAGAGAATGAGGATGAAATAGGGACCCACACTCTTGTAAGACAGAACTGAGATAATGATGACTACACATGCAGAGGTCGTATTTTGAATGAAATGTTGGATGTTTTCCTTTGATACCCACCAAAATGTACTTCCTGTAAAGGGGTCATTGGAGATTGGAGATAAGATACATGGTGGAAGATGCAACCAGGCAAAATTTTCTTTTACTCAACTCAATAATTATTAAATGGTAAATACCAGCATACAAAATTGGGTGGAATTAAATTCCTTGATCTGGAGTTCTTTTGCAGAGGAATTCCATATGTAGGATCAAGACAAGCAAATTACACAATTTATCAAAGTTAATGTGGCGGAGGAAGATTTGCTTGGCAATTCTTCAAAGCAGCGAACTTGAATTCCATCAACCCGCAAATGCCCATAAAAAACAAGAATAAGAAAGATGTATGTCTCCACTATGGAGACTAGGAAACCACAAGGCTGAATTTTGTCTCCTAAAGAGGGAGCAGGAATAACAcgagatatttttcatgatttccgAACTAAATATGGTTGAGGATGATATTTCTTGGTTGATTCATTTGGGTGTTACTAAACATATGTGCAAATATACGAGTTTCTTGAAAACTTTTGAGTTAATTGAAGATTGTAGTATACTGTATATGTTTGTGCAAATAAAATAATGTACAAGAAATATAAGGATAAAGATTGACAAAATTATAGGATTTGATAGTCTCTTTTAGGTTATGTTAAGTACTTGGGAGATCAAGAAGTGATTTGGCTATCTAGTTTATTTAATACAAAATTCAAAACTAAGAAGATGTTTGATCATTGGAGGTTTTGAACTTATGCTATGAAACTCTTATGGGATGATTATAATTTATTCACCCTCTGTGCCAGGAATATCAACCAGACAAGATATTTGTTTATTAAGACAATTAAAAaggaaggaaaagtagaaagacctTGCACATAATATGTATTGTTTTAAAGTAGCATATGGTGGGGTTCTTAAAGATATAATCTGGTGTTTTAGAGAAGAGCTTTTAGTAGATATACAGAGACAATCAAAGATTGTATGATAAATTGGCTTACAGTATAAGTATGTAGGATGTGAGTAAAGCAAGATCCTGAACAGGAGGAGATCAACAATATATATTAATCTCCCAGGTCTAAATATACAACTGCTTCCATAACTAGAACTCTAGTCTCACAGGTCGCAAAAGAGCAAATCTCTACCATCGTACCAAGGTCCAACCtcgaaaaaataatttaaataaggaGCACagtattaatataaaataattcaagaaataAATCTTTTTTTGAATTGTTACTTGAACGATAGATGAGCTGCCTCCGAAGCATCATTGTTGAAGTCCATGTTATTGGAAATTTGTTTATACTCCATATGTATATTGAAAACCCGGAGGGTTGTGTAAAACAAAAGTAGACACTAGAATAAGGGTCCCACAGATGGAGCAACCTATACCTGGTAGTGGTAAGCGTAAGGAGAGCATCCGTCATTagaaaggtatatatatatatgtaaaatgtaAGTGATGACAAAGTTCAAGTCTTGAATATCCAAGCCATTTTCCTTCTTACTACTTGTAGCTTTATGGGGACCTTGATCATCCTTAGAACTGAAACAAAGAAATGTGCTCTGTTTGGTGATTTGGTCCAAGGTTTCATTAGAGTCTCGGACATTGCAGAATGGTTAGAAATGGACATGACGATCAAATTAATAAGGGTAACCTACCCTGTTCGGATTAGATATCCTGTTGCCAACCTTGCAACCTATAGTGAATTTATTAACAAGGGATGCTGATCCTTAACAAATAACTGGTTGATAATTTATTGCAAGAAAGGGAATTTGGTCTCTTTTTTTCTTGGAGTGTCACCACTCACCATAAACATGCTTGCATGAACATGGTAAATTACATGAgaaatatgtaaaacaaacttagAGTAATTAATAGGTGGCTAGTTAAAGAGCCATAAACACCAAAATTTCATGACATTTCAACAAGATGTGTTTGTTAGCTTTAATTGTTATCAATCATCAGCAAATAAAAGGTGCTGTggtgctttcttttttctttaagcTTAAAAGCATCAAATAGAGATTGATATATAAATTAGCAAATGCATGATTTCCTTATCTTAAACCTTCTTCTTCCTTAGATTAGGTAGAAAGCCTACCATTAGCACGACAAGCATGAGGATCCTGACGATGCACAAGGCTCCTGCTGATGCATGGTCTGGAAAGAGTTAATATACACAAGTTTACCTATGCGAGGAGAGAGATTGCTCATCCTAGTACTTGTCTAACCCAAGCACATGtaattttggaattataatggGTTCTGATGCAATAGTGCTGATATAATTGCACCCAACTTAGGCCATATATGATCCACTGAGATCATATGAAAAATCAAATTTCACAAAACAAATTTAATAGCAGTTCAGCAAACCTGATTGTAAGCTTCTTTTGAAATCTGTCTTTATCATAATATAGGCATGTCTACTAGGTATCCTAAAGACAGAATGTGTGCTCTTGAGCAAGTAGTAGGTTTTCATGCAAATATGTCTTCCAAGCACAAGAGGCCGACTGCTTAGAAGAGATCAGGCAGAAATCGAGTTTTCTTGTGTTATCGGATAGAGATTTTGCAAGCAAGCATAAAACATTAGTGAAAGATATATTGGATACTAGTCATGGTTGGCCCTAGG
Above is a genomic segment from Musa acuminata AAA Group cultivar baxijiao chromosome BXJ3-4, Cavendish_Baxijiao_AAA, whole genome shotgun sequence containing:
- the LOC135637318 gene encoding uncharacterized protein LOC135637318 encodes the protein MLHHKKKDDGEESSLFALSDSIPVASSPPLLPLFHPPRLLQIPPSDDNPSPNAHLLHHLALSTPHKRPSLTPSPSPSPTVATAATSFASATVGPRRSRFSAASTGSALCQILRRFHLRLRLFLLLSFPSLYLLFSSSSASSSSFSSSDITRGRSFLLDFFSALAFSSVLLLLLFSLHDHAFPLPSLRLLLSRSSALLLPRHHHPRPPPVLWSIGDSSAGKPGANRGPTSGYAVQAYSNGDVYEGEFHKGKCAGSGVYHYYMSGRYEGDWVDDKYDGYGVETWARGSRYRGQYRHGLRHGVGVYRFYTGDVFAGEWSNGQSHGRGMHTCEDGSRYVGEFKWGVKHGFGHYHFRNGDTYAGEYFADKMHGFGVYRFANGHRYEGSWHEGKRQGLGMYTFRNGETQSGHWQNGLLETLSTQSTNPGSPISVNHSKVLNAVQEARRAAETAYDAPKVDDRVNKSVSAANKAANAARVAAVKAVQKQIPSNNGDIPIAIV